The following are encoded together in the Drosophila sechellia strain sech25 chromosome 3R, ASM438219v1, whole genome shotgun sequence genome:
- the LOC6619525 gene encoding sodium-coupled monocarboxylate transporter 2, which translates to MSTTTTTTMASAVSSASQDLRFGLTDYFVFIIMLGASAGIGVYFGFFSRSKNTTEEYLRGGKKMQTLPIAISLVASQLSGIAIMSIPAESYTYGFNYIFVVLAMLVVIPILIYLIVPVFYENNVSNCYEYLEMRFNKRTRQLVTFFFVTNSFLMLPVYMFIPSLAFAQVTGMNIHLINVMVSSICIFYTMLGGIKAVVWTDVVQGGIMLLSVVAVGVLGTIRSGGISTVMERASDGGRFNFDFGLDPRIRMTFWGATMGGIFMWTGHIGLNQSCVQRIVSLPSYSHAKKSLIVSGLGFLIISFFNTISGIIMFARYYGCDPMLAGLVSKPDKMMPFFVQDIMGHLAGMPGVFISCVFSAALSSLSATLNSLAGVVYFDYIKPRIRHTEARANWAMKLIVVVMGGYCILGGFIVQNFNSILQTVVTITGINTGAVVGVFLLGMFVPRCNGKTAVTSIIVSVVAMVWIIANGQMNFKSGLIKYEVLPNSLDQCEARGLHMIAEAINKTDFTPVTMKPPSGAPVTTAFHSDRDFSLYDISFYWYKVLGSALVFLCAIPLSYMWRPDENEKQNPKLYSPFVRKFLSLPVKDQELEEVPLRGSKVGETPDLRIDPTEKEKQTVTEP; encoded by the exons AtgtccaccaccaccaccaccaccatggCCAGTGCTGTGTCCAGCGCTTCGCAGGACCTGCGGTTTGGTCTCACGGACTACTTCGTCTTTATCATCATGCTGGGCGCGTCTGCGGGGATTGGGGTGTACTTCGGATTCTTCTCCAGGTCCAAGAACACTACGGAGGAGTATCTGCGCGGCGGGAAGAAGATGCAGACCCTGCCCATAGCGATATCTCTGGTAGCCAG CCAGCTGTCCGGCATCGCCATCATGTCCATTCCGGCGGAAAGTTACACGTACGGATTCAACTATATATTCGTGGTCCTAGCCATGCTGGTTGTGATTCCTATTTTAATCTACTTAATTGTTCCTGTCTTCTATGAAAATAATGTCTCTAATTGTTATGAG TACCTCGAGATGAGATTCAATAAGCGAACGCGGCAGTTGGTAACCTTCTTTTTCGTGACAAACTCGTTCCTGATGTTACCCGTCTATATGTTTATTCCATCGCTCGCTTTTGCCCAGG TTACTGGCATGAACATCCACTTGATCAACGTAATGGTGTCCTCCATCTGCATCTTCTACACGATGCTGGGTGGGATCAAGGCAGTGGTCTGGACCGACGTGGTGCAGGGTGGCATTATGCTGCTCTCTGTGGTTGCTGTCGGAGTTCTGGGCACAATCCGATCGGGAGGCATATCCACTGTTATGGAACGCGCCTCGGACGGCGGACGATTCAACTTTGA CTTTGGCTTGGATCCTCGTATACGGATGACTTTCTGGGGCGCCACCATGGGAGGGATCTTCATGTGGACGGGTCACATTGGCCTGAACCAGAGCTGTGTGCAGCGCATCGTCTCCCTGCCTTCGTACTCCCATGCTAAAAA ATCATTGATCGTTTCTGGCCTAGGATTTCTAATTATAAGTTTCTTCAACACTATCTCTGGAATCATTATGTTTGCCCGCTACTATGGATGCGATCCAATGCTAGCTGGT CTGGTGAGCAAGCCGGACAAGATGATGCCATTCTTTGTGCAGGACATCATGGGACACCTGGCCGGAATGCCTGGCGTCTTCATCTCCTGTGTGTTCAGTGCCGCCCTCAGCTCGCTTTCTGCCACGCTGAACTCCCTGGCCGGAGTGGTTTACTTCGACTACATAAAGCCCCGAATTCGGCACACGGAGGCCAGAGCAAACTGGGCCATGAAACTGATCGTGGTGGTAATGGGGGGCTACTGCATCCTGGGCGGCTTCATAGTGCAGAACTTCAACTCGATCCTGCAAACGGTGGTCACCATAACGGGCATAAATACGGGCGCAGTGGTGGGTGTATTCCTCTTGGGAATGTTTGTGCCGCGCTGCAATGGCAAAACGGCTGTCACAAGCATTATCGTCAGCGTGGTCGCCATGGTGTGGATTATCGCCAATGGCCAGATGAACTTCAAGTCCGGACTGATTAAGTACGAGGTGCTGCCCAACTCACTGGATCAGTGTGAGGCCAGAGGTCTTCACATGATTGCGGAGGCTAT CAACAAGACTGACTTCACTCCTGTCACGATGAAACCTCCGTCTGGCGCACCAGTGACCACCGCCTTCCACAGCGATCGGGACTTTTCTCTGTACGACATCTCGTTCTATTGGTACAAGGTTCTGGGTAGCGCTCTGGTCTTTCTATGTGCTATCCCATTGAGCTACATGTGGCGACCCGACGAGAACGAGAAACAGAATCCAAAGTTGTACTCGCCCTTCGTGCGAAAGTTCCTCTCCCTGCCTGTTAAGGATCAGGAACTGGAGGAGGTGCCTCTTCGAGGATCCAAGGTCGGCGAGACTCCCGACCTCCGCATAGATCCTAccgaaaaggaaaaacaaactgTCACCGAGCCCTGA
- the LOC6619526 gene encoding sodium-coupled monocarboxylate transporter 2, whose amino-acid sequence MSSLLNATVLATAATVVPDSQFVFNATDYGVFALVLSISAAIGVYFGFFAKGEDTTEEYLMGSKRMKTIPIAISLVASQLSAISIMTIPAEMYAYGINWFFNVVCMVAVVPLLNYVVIPVFYNNNITNCYEYLEMRFSRKVRVLQTFIFILTMFFMLPIFIFLPSLAFAQVTGYNVHLINTVVCSICVFYTMFGGIKAVVWTDVIQAAIMVASVVLVGVMGAHRVGGFFEVLRIAGEGGRLDINYNFDLTTRSTIWNIFTSATMMWTGYVGLNQSCVQRIVSLPSLGHARRSLVLFGFGFILIMFFNCFTGILIYSRFHDCDPIQSGHVSKVDKMVPYFVQDTVGSLWGMPGVFISCVFSAALSTVSASINSLGGVVYFDYIKPHIRHTEHRANVIMKLIVFFTGIYCILGGLVVENFNSILQVMYSIGGMSFGSTYGVFMLGMLVPKSHGRAALVGVLASIACMTTIVILSWGRNHYDTLPTSTSACPASLNGTITDISTASPLILGSTTEAPVGDKGFSILDLSFNWYAVTGFVITWLLGIPLSYILKSGPDYKLNPKLLSPVVQPFAHYKLTPSDEPNQINLEKPEKV is encoded by the exons ATGTCGTCCCTTTTGAACGCTACCGTCCTGGCAACCGCTGCCACCGTGGTTCCCGACTCACAGTTCGTGTTCAACGCCACGGATTACGGCGTGTTCGCCCTGGTGCTGAGCATCTCTGCCGCCATTGGAGTTTATTTCGGATTCTTTGCCAAGGGCGAGGACACCACGGAGGAGTACCTGATGGGCAGCAAGCGGATGAAGACGATTCCCATCGCTATTTCGCTGGTGGCCAGTCAACTGTCGGCGATCTCCATAATGACCATTCCGGCAGAAATGTACGCCTACGGAATCAACTGGTTTTTCAACGTGGTTTGCATGGTGGCTGTGGTTCCGCTTCTGAATTACGTGGTGATCCCGGTTTTCTACAACAATAACATCACAAACTGCTATGAG TACTTGGAGATGCGCTTTTCCCGGAAGGTGCGAGTGCTGCAGACCTTCATCTTCATATTGACGATGTTTTTCATGCTCCCGATCTTCATCTTCCTGCCCTCCCTGGCCTTTGCACAGG TGACTGGATATAATGTGCACCTTATCAACACCGTTGTGTGCAGCATCTGCGTCTTCTACACCATGTTCGGAGGTATCAAGGCTGTGGTGTGGACCGATGTTATCCAGGCAGCCATTATGGTTGCTTCCGTGGTCCTAGTGGGCGTGATGGGCGCCCACCGAGTGGGAGGCTTCTTTGAAGTGCTGCGCATTGCCGGGGAAGGTGGACGCTTGGATATCAACTACAACTTCGACCTGACCACGCGCTCTACCATCTGGAACATATTCACATCGGCGACTATGATGTGGACGGGTTACGTGGGCCTGAACCAGAGCTGCGTGCAGCGAATCGTGTCCCTGCCTTCACTGGGCCACGCCAGAAGATCGCTGGTGCTCTTTGGCTTCGGGTTTATCCTGATCATGTTCTTCAACTGCTTCACAGGCATTCTGATTTACTCCCGCTTCCACGACTGCGATCCCATCCAATCTGGTCATGTCTCTAAGGTGGACAAGATGGTTCCGTACTTCGTGCAGGATACCGTAGGTAGCTTGTGGGGCATGCCAGGTGTGTTTATTTCCTGCGTGTTCAGCGCTGCCCTTAGCACGGTTTCCGCCAGCATCAATTCCCTGGGAGGAGTTGTCTACTTCGACTACATCAAGCCACACATTCGACACACGGAGCACCGGGCCAACGTGATTATGAAACTGATCGTTTTCTTCACCGGAATCTACTGCATCTTGGGTGGGTTGGTTGTTGAGAACTTCAACTCCATTCTGCAAGTGATGTATTCCATTGGAGGCATGAGCTTTGGCTCGACGTATGGCGTTTTTATGCTGGGAATGCTGGTGCCAAAATCACATGGCAGG GCCGCTTTAGTTGGAGTTCTCGCTAGCATTGCTTGTATGACCACCATTGTGATTTTGAGCTGGGGACGCAATCACTATGACACCCTGCCCACGAGCACATCCGCTTGTCCAGCCTCCCTAAACGGAACCATAACGGATATCAGCACAGCTTCACCTCTGATCCTTGGTTCCACCACAGAAGCCCCTGTGGGGGACAAGGGATTCAGCATCCTGGACCTCTCCTTTAACTGGTACGCGGTCACAGGCTTCGTCATCACCTGGCTGTTAGGTATTCCGCTGAGTTACATCCTGAAGTCTGGGCCCGATTACAAGCTGAACCCTAAGCTCCTGTCTCCAGTGGTGCAGCCGTTCGCCCATTACAAGCTGACGCCGTCGGATGAACCCAACCAGATAAACCTAGAGAAACCCGAAAAGGTCTGA
- the LOC6619527 gene encoding glycine-rich cell wall structural protein 2, producing the protein MNSFSVFLVFALAALAAAEPPSGYNYPRGGGGGGGGGFGGGFGGGFGGGGGGGYQAVSGGFQTSEGQNVDPQLLEQVRQILLNEESKQGGGGGGGGGGGGYPSGPSSSYGPPSTSYGAPGIGGGGRVVGIDLEGVRQAIQVAQFAQQSSQAGGGGGGYPSAPSGSYGAPSRPSGSYGAPF; encoded by the exons ATGAACTCCTTCTCAGTG TTCTTAGTGTTCGCGCTGGCCGCTCTGGCTGCAGCAGAGCCACCATCCGGATATAACTATCCCCGCggcggaggcggtggtggcggcggcggatTTGGAGGTGGCTTCGGCGGCGGATTCggaggtggcggcggcggcggctacCAGGCTGTGAGCGGCGGCTTCCAGACCTCCGAGGGCCAGAACGTGGATCCCCAGCTTCTGGAGCAGGTGCGTCAGATCCTGCTGAACGAGGAGAGCAAGCagggcggcggtggtggtggaggcggcggcggtggtggctaCCCTAGTGGCCCATCGAGCAGCTACGGTCCACCTTCCACCAGCTACGGCGCCCCCGGAATCGGAGGCGGTGGCCGTGTCGTGGGCATCGATCTGGAAGGCGTCCGCCAGGCCATCCAGGTGGCCCAGTTCGCCCAGCAGAGCTCGCAGGCGGGAGGTGGCGGCGGTGGATACCCCAGTGCCCCATCCGGATCGTATGGAGCCCCTTCAAGGCCCAGCGGCAGCTATGGAGCGCCCTTCTAG